One Clostridium sp. CM027 genomic window carries:
- a CDS encoding DEAD/DEAH box helicase, which produces MLFEDLNLITPINKALKTEGYVQPTPIQEAAIPTILEGKDFLGCAQTGTGKTAAFAIPILQILCGRQKVIKGPKNIKALILAPTRELAIQIGESFTAYSKHMNLTSAVIFGGVSQKKQTDALKDGVDILIATTGRLLDLMQQKYINIHHVEMFVLDEADRMLDMGFLRDVKKIIAQLPKIRQTMLFSATMPTEISKLVDSILVDPVKVAVTPVSSTIELIEQSVYFVDKKDKKPLLIHLLKDKSIVSALVFSRTKHGANKITKDLNNVGIEAQAIHGNKSQSARQLALNNFKSGITRVLVATDIAARGIDVDELSHVINFDLPNIPETYVHRIGRTGRAGLGGVALSFCDEEEKPFLKDIQKVISKSIPVIEDHPYPASNEPVIASNDKANKPSTRKPQQSGNARRNGRNHGGSQQPKNFRSTR; this is translated from the coding sequence ATGTTATTCGAAGACTTAAATCTTATTACACCAATAAACAAGGCTTTAAAAACTGAAGGTTATGTGCAACCTACGCCTATACAAGAAGCTGCAATTCCTACTATATTGGAAGGAAAAGACTTTCTAGGCTGTGCTCAGACAGGCACTGGAAAGACAGCGGCTTTTGCTATTCCTATACTGCAAATTCTTTGTGGGAGGCAAAAAGTTATAAAGGGACCTAAAAATATAAAGGCCTTAATACTCGCACCTACTAGGGAACTAGCAATTCAAATTGGAGAAAGTTTTACAGCCTATAGTAAACACATGAATCTTACTAGTGCAGTTATTTTCGGAGGCGTATCACAAAAAAAACAAACTGATGCTTTAAAAGATGGAGTAGATATTTTAATTGCCACTACTGGTAGATTACTCGATTTAATGCAACAGAAATACATTAACATACACCATGTGGAAATGTTTGTACTTGACGAGGCAGACCGTATGCTTGATATGGGATTTTTGCGTGACGTAAAAAAAATTATAGCGCAACTACCTAAAATTAGACAAACTATGTTATTTTCAGCGACTATGCCAACAGAAATCTCAAAGCTAGTTGATTCTATTCTTGTGGATCCAGTAAAAGTAGCAGTGACACCTGTTTCATCTACCATTGAGCTTATTGAACAATCAGTATATTTTGTGGATAAAAAAGATAAGAAACCGCTACTTATTCATTTGCTAAAAGATAAGTCCATAGTTTCTGCCTTAGTATTTTCAAGAACAAAGCATGGTGCAAATAAAATCACGAAGGACCTTAACAATGTAGGAATAGAAGCACAAGCTATTCATGGTAATAAATCTCAAAGTGCTAGGCAACTTGCTTTAAATAATTTTAAGTCGGGTATAACAAGAGTATTAGTCGCAACAGATATAGCAGCGAGAGGTATTGATGTTGATGAATTATCTCATGTAATCAATTTTGATTTGCCAAATATACCAGAGACTTATGTTCATAGAATAGGAAGGACTGGTAGGGCAGGACTTGGTGGAGTTGCACTTTCGTTTTGCGATGAAGAAGAAAAACCTTTTCTTAAGGATATTCAAAAGGTTATATCAAAATCAATACCAGTAATTGAAGATCATCCTTATCCTGCAAGTAATGAACCTGTAATAGCAAGTAATGATAAGGCAAATAAACCTTCAACAAGAAAGCCTCAACAATCAGGCAATGCTAGAAGAAATGGAAGAAATCATGGCGGGAGTCAGCAGCCTAAAAATTTTAGATCAACAAGATAA
- a CDS encoding thioredoxin family protein — MKPVIMFVTEWCPYCKKALTWMDAIKKQNPEYAGIDIKIIDEELQPDIAKQYTYYYVPTYYVDGVKVHEGVASKNIINGIFEKALK; from the coding sequence ATGAAACCTGTAATTATGTTTGTAACTGAATGGTGTCCATATTGTAAAAAAGCACTTACTTGGATGGACGCTATAAAAAAACAAAATCCAGAATACGCTGGTATTGATATTAAAATAATTGATGAAGAGCTTCAACCGGATATAGCAAAACAATATACATACTATTATGTCCCTACGTACTATGTTGACGGAGTTAAAGTTCATGAAGGCGTTGCCTCTAAAAATATTATTAATGGTATATTTGAAAAGGCCTTAAAATAA
- a CDS encoding AI-2E family transporter, translating into MQTITQLFNRKTVEKMLLLLAIILFAYLIRSIFNLILLTFMITYLVNSLQSLLVKQINRVVKVNPTIITIIIYMFMTVTIVLLAVKYIPIAISESISILGKMEYINFSENTKGFTKYLAPMFNQINIANYAKSGIQSIMIFVTNFGKWSFNFFMALLLSLVFILEKDSVLKFVHKFKYSKVSVAYNYLSYFGNNFLNSFGKVIQAQIMIAIANTVLSVIGLTIMGFPKLFALAFMIFILSLIPVAGLFISLIPLCLIAFKMGGLVKVIFVLIMIFIIHAIESYILNPKFMSDTTNLPIFFTFVTLIVSEHFMGIWGLLLGIPIFIFILDSIGVEFSEKTILKLKKIKEN; encoded by the coding sequence ATGCAAACAATAACACAGTTATTTAATAGAAAAACCGTAGAGAAAATGCTATTGCTTTTAGCAATAATATTATTTGCATATTTAATAAGATCCATTTTTAATTTGATTCTATTAACATTTATGATTACTTATTTAGTGAATAGTCTACAAAGTTTATTAGTTAAGCAAATTAACAGAGTAGTAAAAGTAAATCCAACTATTATTACTATAATTATATATATGTTTATGACAGTAACAATAGTCCTTCTAGCAGTAAAATATATACCAATTGCTATTTCTGAAAGTATATCTATTTTAGGCAAGATGGAATATATTAATTTTTCTGAAAATACAAAAGGATTTACGAAGTATTTAGCACCGATGTTTAATCAAATTAATATTGCAAATTATGCTAAATCGGGTATTCAAAGTATTATGATTTTTGTAACTAATTTTGGAAAATGGAGTTTTAATTTTTTTATGGCACTTTTACTAAGCTTAGTATTTATATTAGAGAAGGACAGCGTGTTAAAATTTGTACATAAGTTTAAATATAGTAAAGTATCTGTGGCATATAATTATTTGAGCTATTTTGGTAATAATTTTTTAAATTCCTTTGGTAAAGTAATACAGGCTCAAATAATGATAGCCATTGCAAATACAGTATTATCAGTGATAGGATTAACTATAATGGGATTTCCGAAATTATTCGCTCTTGCATTTATGATATTTATTTTAAGTCTTATACCAGTGGCGGGGTTATTTATTTCGCTAATTCCCCTATGTTTAATTGCTTTTAAAATGGGCGGGTTAGTTAAAGTAATATTTGTGCTTATTATGATTTTTATAATTCATGCTATTGAAAGTTATATTTTAAACCCAAAGTTTATGTCTGATACCACCAATCTTCCAATATTTTTTACTTTTGTAACATTAATAGTGTCAGAGCATTTTATGGGAATTTGGGGTCTGCTCCTTGGAATCCCAATATTTATATTTATATTAGATTCAATTGGAGTAGAGTTTAGCGAAAAAACCATTCTAAAATTAAAGAAAATTAAAGAAAATTAA
- a CDS encoding methyltransferase domain-containing protein gives MTIENKESILKCPVCNLSLKKYEKQYVCLNNHSYDIASKGHINLLLANQKKTKDPGDCKEMMEGRRDFLNKGYYHTFSDKLNDVIISNINGNNINILDAGCGEGYFLCRLKEAIHRKEASYTRNKEIDFFGVDISKAAVTYATKRDKKIKFIVGSNFNLPIMPGTIDIIIRNFAPSDETELNRVLKDNGKLVVITPGVQHLYGLKEILYVNARKHEEKVTTFDGFKLTQSVEVKYSIDVGNAEDIKSLIAMTPYYWTIDNAMREKANDTSKLSTLLHFNISIYEKN, from the coding sequence GTGACAATAGAAAATAAAGAATCTATATTAAAATGTCCCGTATGCAACTTAAGTTTAAAAAAGTATGAAAAACAATATGTATGTTTAAATAATCATAGTTATGATATAGCAAGTAAAGGACATATTAATCTTTTGCTTGCTAATCAAAAGAAAACAAAAGACCCTGGTGACTGCAAAGAAATGATGGAAGGGCGTAGAGACTTTTTAAATAAAGGGTATTATCACACTTTTTCTGATAAACTAAATGATGTAATAATATCAAATATAAATGGAAATAATATAAATATACTTGATGCTGGGTGTGGAGAAGGATATTTTTTATGCAGATTAAAGGAAGCCATACATAGAAAAGAAGCTAGCTACACCCGAAATAAAGAAATTGATTTTTTTGGCGTAGATATTTCGAAAGCTGCAGTTACTTATGCAACTAAGAGAGATAAAAAAATAAAATTTATAGTAGGTAGTAATTTTAACCTACCCATAATGCCAGGCACTATAGATATCATTATAAGAAATTTTGCACCCTCAGATGAGACTGAGCTTAATAGGGTTCTAAAGGATAACGGTAAGCTAGTTGTTATAACTCCTGGAGTTCAACATTTATATGGTTTAAAAGAAATATTATATGTAAATGCTAGAAAACATGAGGAAAAAGTAACAACATTTGATGGATTTAAGTTAACTCAGAGCGTGGAAGTTAAGTACAGCATCGATGTCGGAAATGCTGAAGATATAAAGAGTCTTATTGCAATGACTCCTTACTATTGGACTATTGATAATGCAATGAGAGAAAAAGCTAATGATACCTCAAAGCTATCAACTTTGCTCCATTTTAATATAAGTATATATGAAAAAAATTAA
- a CDS encoding LURP-one-related/scramblase family protein, producing the protein MKFYIREKIFSIGDSFSIKDVSGNDVFNVEGKIFSFGNKLRIYDMNNNEIIYIEQKLFKLLPEYNIYLSGNYAAKVKKEFTLFSNKFHIESDMGNYEIEGDFFAHDFSIVKNGSIVAQINKKWLSWGDTYEIAINEEENYAFTLAMVIVIDQVLHDNKK; encoded by the coding sequence GTGAAGTTTTATATCCGAGAAAAGATATTCTCAATAGGTGACAGTTTTAGTATTAAAGATGTTTCAGGTAATGATGTATTCAATGTAGAAGGAAAGATTTTCTCATTTGGAAATAAACTTAGAATTTATGATATGAATAATAATGAAATTATATACATTGAGCAGAAGTTATTTAAGTTACTGCCGGAATATAATATATATTTAAGCGGAAACTATGCTGCCAAAGTGAAAAAAGAATTCACCTTATTTAGTAATAAATTCCATATAGAAAGCGATATGGGTAATTACGAGATTGAAGGAGACTTCTTTGCTCATGATTTTTCAATAGTGAAAAATGGTAGTATAGTTGCGCAAATAAACAAAAAATGGCTTTCGTGGGGAGATACTTATGAAATTGCCATCAATGAAGAAGAAAATTATGCGTTTACCTTAGCAATGGTAATTGTAATTGATCAAGTATTGCATGATAATAAAAAATAA
- the splB gene encoding spore photoproduct lyase, whose amino-acid sequence MELFIPDIAYIDPKVLKYDAAKKVIEHLESLKVPIVNSKRVIIDCGSPEKNYAMSKKVVLFTINGQKKLSSCKPSADYQFSLSSSCPANCEYCYLQTTQGEKPFMKIFMNIEEILENIQTYIEDNKPNITTFECASITDPIALEHLSGNLKRCIEFFGESSNGRLRLVTKFNDVDPFLKLKHNKHTKFRFTLNSRYVIDNFEHNTSSFKERIDAVKKIAAAGYPIGFIIAPIMIYDNWREEYKELFETLKIALGDYTGEVSFELIQHRFTKAAKELIVQRFKNTKLDLNEAKRQLKWGPYGKFKYVYKKPDSEDIKNYISELINNNFKQAIIEYFT is encoded by the coding sequence ATGGAGTTATTTATACCAGACATTGCATATATAGATCCTAAAGTTCTGAAATATGATGCAGCAAAAAAAGTTATAGAGCACTTAGAAAGCTTAAAGGTACCCATAGTTAATTCTAAAAGAGTAATAATAGATTGTGGATCACCTGAAAAAAATTATGCAATGTCTAAAAAGGTTGTTCTTTTTACGATAAACGGTCAAAAAAAATTATCGAGTTGCAAACCATCTGCTGATTATCAATTTTCACTATCAAGTTCATGCCCTGCAAATTGTGAATATTGCTATCTTCAGACTACTCAAGGTGAAAAACCTTTCATGAAGATTTTTATGAATATTGAAGAAATTTTAGAGAATATACAAACTTATATAGAGGATAACAAGCCGAATATTACGACCTTTGAATGTGCAAGTATAACAGATCCCATTGCGCTTGAACACTTAAGTGGGAACTTAAAAAGATGCATAGAGTTCTTTGGAGAAAGTTCCAATGGTAGATTGAGGCTTGTAACGAAATTTAATGATGTTGATCCATTTTTAAAGCTAAAACATAACAAGCACACAAAATTCAGATTTACTTTAAATTCGCGTTATGTAATAGATAATTTCGAACACAATACTTCTAGTTTTAAGGAGAGAATAGACGCAGTTAAAAAAATTGCTGCTGCTGGATATCCAATAGGATTCATAATTGCACCTATCATGATATATGATAATTGGCGTGAGGAATATAAGGAGTTATTTGAAACACTAAAAATAGCACTAGGTGATTATACTGGGGAAGTAAGCTTTGAACTTATTCAACATAGATTTACTAAAGCGGCAAAGGAGTTGATAGTTCAACGATTTAAAAATACTAAGCTTGATCTGAATGAAGCAAAAAGGCAATTGAAATGGGGGCCGTATGGAAAATTCAAATATGTCTATAAAAAACCAGACAGCGAGGATATTAAAAATTATATCTCAGAACTTATAAATAATAATTTTAAGCAGGCAATAATTGAATATTTTACTTAG